In one Thermaerobacter sp. PB12/4term genomic region, the following are encoded:
- a CDS encoding ABC transporter permease: protein MHGLRQAGLIAANQLLRFVLDWRGVLILFLLPLAFNLVLGMSLRQAFTPEFRPERPYRVAIATPAGHEAAPAVQQVLAAGEADGWIEIQRVESGEAAVGAVRQRRADAALVMPAGFPQEPLRVIAEPGTVPASVVETLAREAVAAAGSGEAGGAGGAGGAGSGRPVPVDLTMQPAPPPAGGEAPGSGALPQVDAMAYYAAGMAVMMLYLATREGTRAYLADRSTGVYLRVRAGGTGRAAYLAGTFLGSVATGLVFMVVMALVTRWLFGVHWGHLGGWIPLTLAATLAAAGVNAVLVGLARSPEVLEGVSIALAQVLGFFGGSMMPLFIFPEILARISRFVPNRWMLDGYLELMAGAGSAAVQDEVLRLTTAGAALLMVGWALDQLLARLVGEG from the coding sequence ATGCACGGGTTGCGACAGGCAGGTCTCATCGCGGCCAACCAGCTGCTGCGCTTCGTGCTGGACTGGCGTGGCGTGCTGATCCTCTTCCTCCTGCCCCTGGCCTTCAATCTGGTTCTCGGGATGAGCCTGCGCCAGGCCTTCACCCCCGAATTCCGGCCCGAGCGGCCCTACCGGGTGGCGATCGCCACCCCGGCCGGCCACGAAGCGGCGCCGGCGGTCCAGCAGGTCCTGGCGGCGGGGGAGGCGGACGGCTGGATCGAGATCCAGAGGGTGGAGTCAGGCGAGGCCGCCGTGGGAGCGGTCCGGCAGCGCCGGGCCGATGCGGCCCTGGTGATGCCGGCGGGGTTCCCCCAGGAGCCCCTCAGGGTCATCGCCGAACCCGGGACGGTACCGGCCTCTGTGGTCGAGACCCTGGCCCGCGAGGCCGTGGCAGCAGCTGGGTCCGGCGAAGCCGGAGGGGCCGGTGGCGCGGGCGGGGCGGGGAGCGGCCGCCCAGTGCCCGTCGACCTCACGATGCAGCCCGCCCCCCCGCCGGCTGGTGGGGAGGCGCCTGGCAGCGGCGCGCTACCCCAGGTCGACGCCATGGCTTATTACGCCGCAGGTATGGCCGTCATGATGCTCTATCTGGCGACCCGAGAGGGGACCAGGGCATACCTGGCCGACCGCAGCACCGGCGTGTACCTGCGCGTCCGTGCGGGGGGAACCGGCCGCGCCGCCTACCTGGCGGGCACCTTCCTCGGCAGCGTGGCCACGGGCCTGGTCTTCATGGTGGTCATGGCGCTGGTCACCCGGTGGCTCTTCGGCGTCCACTGGGGCCACCTGGGGGGATGGATACCCCTGACCCTGGCGGCCACCCTGGCGGCCGCAGGGGTCAACGCCGTCCTGGTGGGGCTTGCCAGGTCTCCAGAGGTGCTGGAGGGTGTCAGCATCGCCCTGGCCCAGGTGCTGGGGTTCTTCGGCGGGTCGATGATGCCCCTGTTCATCTTTCCCGAGATCCTGGCCCGGATCTCCCGCTTCGTTCCCAACCGGTGGATGCTGGACGGCTACCTTGAGCTGATGGCCGGCGCGGGATCGGCAGCGGTTCAAGATGAAGTCCTGCGCCTCACGACGGCGGGGGCGGCCTTGCTGATGGTGGGGTGGGCCCTGGACCAGCTCTTGGCACGATTGGTGGGGGAGGGGTGA
- a CDS encoding transcriptional regulator encodes MELVRIGEKVIDRQRIYRMVDRILELRASGLSQQDVAHELGIDRTLVSRLESLGEVRRGHKLGLVGFPVGNREALEDVARREGVDFVWLLTEKERRRFIGERSGAALLNDLMALIARARELDHLIFLGSDMRIRLVEALLGPDRVTGIQIGTSPITEDRFVDPEALRQLIRQLRLPRDDRSGREPAGRAPVPREPAGRELVPRTPGARQPGPRAPAGPQERDPGDAGAAEASGGPPAGAVAASSGPAAAAARDEPAPAAPPHHRPATGLPAGPA; translated from the coding sequence GTGGAACTGGTGCGCATCGGCGAAAAGGTAATCGACCGGCAGCGGATCTACCGGATGGTCGACCGCATCCTGGAGCTGCGCGCCTCCGGCCTCTCCCAGCAGGACGTGGCCCATGAGCTGGGCATCGACCGGACCCTGGTCTCCCGCCTGGAAAGCCTGGGGGAGGTGCGGCGGGGCCATAAGCTGGGCCTGGTGGGCTTCCCCGTGGGCAACCGCGAGGCGCTCGAAGACGTGGCGCGCCGCGAGGGCGTCGATTTCGTCTGGCTGCTCACCGAGAAGGAGCGCCGGCGCTTCATCGGGGAACGCAGCGGCGCCGCCCTGCTCAACGATCTCATGGCCCTCATCGCCCGCGCCCGGGAACTGGACCACCTGATCTTCCTGGGCTCGGACATGCGGATCCGGCTGGTCGAAGCGCTCCTGGGGCCGGACCGGGTGACGGGCATCCAAATCGGCACGTCACCCATCACCGAGGACCGGTTCGTCGACCCTGAGGCCCTTCGCCAGCTGATCCGGCAGCTACGGCTACCGCGGGACGACCGCAGCGGGCGCGAGCCCGCTGGCCGCGCCCCCGTTCCCCGCGAGCCTGCTGGCCGCGAACTCGTTCCCCGCACGCCTGGGGCCCGGCAGCCCGGACCCCGCGCACCTGCTGGCCCGCAGGAGCGCGACCCCGGGGACGCCGGTGCCGCGGAAGCGAGCGGCGGGCCACCGGCGGGTGCCGTCGCGGCAAGCAGCGGGCCAGCGGCGGCCGCCGCCCGGGACGAACCGGCCCCCGCGGCCCCGCCCCATCACCGGCCCGCTACCGGGCTGCCCGCCGGGCCTGCGTAA
- a CDS encoding ABC transporter ATP-binding protein, with product MPQLFKLLEEHQDPGGTDRRRAGAPESAGGAEGEPHPGPGPVLVVRNLVKRFGRKAAVGGISFAVEPGETFGLLGPNGAGKSTTLAIIAGLLRPDGGEVEVGGFSLAARRREAQRLLGVVPQDLALYPELTAAQNMGHFAALRGLRGAERRRQIEEALQLVGLAEHAGQRVERFSGGMKRRLNIAIGLLGRPRLLLLDEPTVGIDPQSRRHILEAIRKLAASGIAVLYTSHYMEEVEFLCRRVAIMDHGRIIAQGPLDEVRALAGDAAILRLPWDQVHVDADPQAVARQLGVPVEVTGGEARFVLPVGPEQAAQVVAELVRRGIPLRGMRVETPDLETVFLALTGRALRD from the coding sequence ATGCCCCAGCTTTTCAAGCTCCTGGAGGAGCACCAGGATCCGGGCGGCACCGACCGGCGCCGTGCCGGAGCCCCTGAATCCGCCGGTGGTGCGGAGGGGGAACCCCATCCAGGACCAGGGCCCGTGCTGGTGGTCCGGAACCTGGTCAAGCGGTTCGGGCGGAAGGCAGCGGTCGGCGGCATCTCCTTTGCGGTGGAACCCGGTGAGACCTTCGGGCTGTTAGGGCCCAACGGGGCCGGCAAGAGCACCACCCTGGCCATCATCGCGGGCCTGCTGAGGCCCGACGGTGGAGAAGTGGAGGTCGGCGGCTTCTCCCTGGCCGCCCGGCGCCGCGAAGCGCAGCGCCTGCTGGGGGTGGTGCCCCAGGACCTTGCCCTCTACCCCGAGTTGACGGCAGCCCAAAACATGGGTCACTTCGCGGCCCTGCGCGGCCTGCGGGGCGCGGAAAGGCGCCGGCAGATCGAAGAAGCCCTGCAGCTGGTGGGACTGGCGGAGCACGCGGGCCAGCGGGTGGAGCGGTTCTCCGGCGGCATGAAGCGGCGGCTCAACATCGCCATCGGCCTTCTAGGGCGCCCACGCCTGCTGCTCCTGGACGAACCCACCGTGGGCATCGACCCCCAGTCCCGCCGCCACATCCTTGAGGCCATCCGGAAGCTGGCTGCGTCCGGCATCGCCGTCCTGTACACCAGCCACTACATGGAGGAGGTCGAGTTCCTCTGCCGGCGGGTCGCCATCATGGACCACGGCCGGATCATTGCCCAGGGGCCGCTGGACGAGGTCCGTGCCCTGGCGGGCGATGCCGCCATCCTGCGCCTGCCGTGGGACCAGGTGCACGTTGACGCGGATCCCCAGGCGGTGGCCCGTCAGCTGGGCGTCCCCGTCGAGGTGACGGGCGGCGAGGCCCGGTTCGTCCTGCCTGTGGGGCCGGAACAGGCAGCCCAGGTGGTCGCGGAACTGGTTCGCCGTGGCATCCCGCTGCGCGGGATGCGTGTGGAAACGCCCGACCTGGAGACGGTGTTCCTGGCCCTGACGGGCCGGGCCCTGCGGGATTAG
- a CDS encoding ABC transporter permease — protein MTLDAGNRHRGATLRRVAAIAVTTTRRTLLRPLNLLWLLIVPLFFGGVVASLFAPSDKPPRLAVVVEDQGPWVGPLLDGLSATPMNLQRLARDEAAARLHQGRERVVLLIPDGFSRSVEAGVPRLELWYAPRAEPGEEMARIRAVAAGLVTGTPAGPLSLVVEAPRPAAAAGDFALLRTVYGFYVMFSLVSLITQAAALHRERDLGTLSRSLVAGATYGEMVAGHALALFLLGLLQAAAMVGVTALGGAPWFAAGLPALVLALVAPLVAACGIALAVAGFTRTSRQINAAGSLVGTIAAMLGGAFWPLDVVPVSLQEVARLSPVYWALDGLREAFVFGGPGAAQWPAVATLVLMGVLAGTAGVLGLRRWAA, from the coding sequence GTGACGCTGGATGCGGGCAATCGCCACCGGGGTGCCACCTTGCGGCGGGTAGCGGCCATTGCCGTCACCACCACGCGCCGGACCCTGCTGCGGCCGCTCAACCTGCTGTGGCTCCTGATCGTCCCTCTGTTCTTCGGCGGTGTGGTCGCAAGCCTGTTCGCCCCATCAGACAAGCCGCCGAGGCTGGCGGTGGTGGTCGAAGATCAAGGGCCTTGGGTTGGTCCGTTGCTGGACGGCCTGTCCGCCACGCCCATGAACTTGCAGCGCCTGGCACGGGACGAAGCCGCCGCGCGCCTGCACCAGGGCAGGGAGCGGGTGGTGCTCCTGATTCCCGACGGTTTTTCCCGGTCGGTAGAAGCAGGCGTGCCGCGGCTGGAGCTCTGGTACGCTCCGCGGGCCGAGCCCGGCGAGGAAATGGCGAGGATCCGGGCGGTAGCTGCCGGCCTCGTTACCGGAACTCCCGCGGGTCCTCTGTCGTTGGTGGTCGAAGCACCGCGGCCGGCAGCCGCGGCGGGCGACTTTGCGCTGTTGCGCACGGTCTACGGGTTCTACGTCATGTTCTCTCTGGTCTCCCTCATCACCCAGGCGGCCGCCCTGCACCGGGAACGGGACCTGGGGACCCTGTCCCGCTCGCTGGTGGCGGGGGCCACCTACGGCGAGATGGTGGCCGGCCACGCCCTGGCGCTGTTCCTCCTTGGGCTGTTGCAGGCGGCGGCCATGGTGGGCGTCACGGCGCTGGGCGGTGCTCCGTGGTTCGCCGCCGGCCTGCCGGCCCTGGTCCTGGCCCTGGTAGCACCTCTGGTGGCCGCATGCGGCATCGCTCTGGCGGTGGCAGGGTTCACCCGCACGTCGCGGCAGATCAACGCGGCCGGCTCGCTGGTGGGCACCATTGCCGCCATGCTGGGCGGCGCGTTCTGGCCCCTGGACGTGGTTCCGGTGTCCCTGCAGGAGGTGGCGCGGCTAAGCCCGGTGTATTGGGCCTTGGACGGATTGCGTGAGGCTTTCGTCTTCGGTGGCCCGGGTGCGGCCCAGTGGCCGGCGGTGGCGACCCTGGTGCTGATGGGGGTGCTGGCCGGGACGGCCGGTGTCCTGGGGCTCCGCCGCTGGGCGGCTTAG